The following proteins come from a genomic window of Coffea arabica cultivar ET-39 chromosome 11c, Coffea Arabica ET-39 HiFi, whole genome shotgun sequence:
- the LOC113716801 gene encoding uncharacterized protein isoform X2 yields MKKDKSDILCHSNGFERVADPLAFQMENVHDSLHASVLKCSAVADIRTTADDDKARDPGKLGDHEGPLCHSNDGAAGTELSDHEDKLRSSPKFESSIIVDGEKESRDSEKLCTNVSSLFVSESDSLRYTDKSVREWELSVCYRDSNYQIVKDICVDEGLPTQDKTLIEAEKDGHPGMLTPQPCQDQHSGTIRGCHDTEPGQDGLKASTVDDITNSVSIDCGAKVEVDISTFFMEGSKSSLEEHAGKDATKVRGPGNVTQMGEANWSSTERRADDVSEDESAVISGRSSQESVVQDSIQLLSNCDGNKAPKQLDEVPSVDSILESLAVAFTADASKKSGTANNLHYNSKVESGTITFDFKSPKPAIDSHADESAENSHEEVLKSEGVLNHKQENLTDQSAALIECGSSTDKNETTVHEPKAQQQDAVDHPSQVHRGGGESSFSSTGPLSGLITYSGPIAYSGSTSLRSDSSTTSTRSFAFPILQSEWNSSPVRMTKAERRHIRKHRGWIQGLFCCRF; encoded by the exons ATGAAGAAAGATAAGAGTGATATCTTATGCCATTCAAATGGCTTTGAGAGGGTGGCAGATCCTCTAGCATTTCAGATGGAAAATGTGCATGATTCTTTGCATGCATCTGTGCTCAAGTGCTCTGCGGTTGCGGACATAAGGACCACCGCTGATGATGACAAAGCTAGAGATCCTGGAAAGCTGGGAGATCATGAAGGGCCCTTGTGTCATTCGAATGATGGTGCTGCTGGTACTGAGCTATCAGACCATGAAGATAAACTACGGAGTAGTCCAAAATTTGAGAGCTCAATTATTGTAGATGGTGAAAAAGAATCTAGAGATTCCGAGAAACTGTGCACCAATGTTTCATCATTGTTTGTATCAGAGTCAGATTCACTACGTTACACTGACAAAAGTGTTCGTGAGTGGGAACTTTCTGTGTGCTACAGAGATAGCAATTACCAAATTGTTAAGGACATATGTGTTGATGAAGGGTTGCCTACCCAGGACAAAACTTTGATTGAAGCTGAAAAAGATGGTCATCCTGGCATGTTAACTCCGCAGCCTTGTCAAGACCAGCATAGTGGGACAATAAGAGGATGCCATGACACTGAACCCGGCCAAGATGGACTTAAAGCTTCTACAGTAGATGATATCACAAACAGTGTTTCTATTGATTGTGGAGCCAAAGTTGAAGTGGATATTTCAACCTTTTTCATGGAGGGATCAAAATCCTCCTTGGAAGAACATGCTGGCAAGGATGCTACTAAGGTACGTGGCCCAGGGAATGTGACGCAGATGGGTGAAGCAAATTGGAGTTCCACCGAAAGGAGAGCAGATGATGTTTCTGAGGATGAATCTGCTGTGATTAGTGGACGTAGCTCGCAAGAGTCAGTTGTGCAGGACTCTATTCAACTATTATCCAACTGTGATGGGAACAAAGCTCCAAAACAGCTTGACGAG GTTCCATCCGTAGATTCTATTTTAGAAAGCCTTGCCGTAGCTTTTACTGCAGACGCATCAAAGAAGAGTGGAACAGCCAATAATTTGCATTATAATAGCAAAGTGGAAAGTGGGACAATCACATTTGATTTCAAGTCTCCCAAACCTGCAATAGATAGCCACGCTGATGAGTCTGCTGAAAACAGTCATGAAGAAGTCCTCAAGTCAGAGGGTGTGCTCAATCACAAGCAGGAGAATTTGACTGACCAATCAGCTGCTCTCATTGAATGTGGAAGCAGCACGGACAAGAACGAAACCACTGTTCATGAGCCAAAAGCCCAGCAACAAGATGCAGTGGACCATCCTAGCCAAGTCCATCGTGGTGGGGGGGAGTCAAGTTTCTCTTCAACAGGACCTTTATCAGGTCTTATTACGTACTCAGGGCCAATAGCTTATTCTGGGAGCACATCTCTTCGATCAGATAGCAGCACCACCAGCACGCGGTCCTTTGCGTTCCCCAT ATTACAATCTGAATGGAATAGCAGTCCTGTGAGAATGACAAAGGCCGAGCGGAGGCATATCCGGAAACACCGGGGGTGGATACAGGGCCTTTTTTGCTGTAGATTCTAA
- the LOC113716801 gene encoding uncharacterized protein isoform X1: MFASQLLRILQTIPADVNYETWDLDIPEVKLTMKKDKSDILCHSNGFERVADPLAFQMENVHDSLHASVLKCSAVADIRTTADDDKARDPGKLGDHEGPLCHSNDGAAGTELSDHEDKLRSSPKFESSIIVDGEKESRDSEKLCTNVSSLFVSESDSLRYTDKSVREWELSVCYRDSNYQIVKDICVDEGLPTQDKTLIEAEKDGHPGMLTPQPCQDQHSGTIRGCHDTEPGQDGLKASTVDDITNSVSIDCGAKVEVDISTFFMEGSKSSLEEHAGKDATKVRGPGNVTQMGEANWSSTERRADDVSEDESAVISGRSSQESVVQDSIQLLSNCDGNKAPKQLDEVPSVDSILESLAVAFTADASKKSGTANNLHYNSKVESGTITFDFKSPKPAIDSHADESAENSHEEVLKSEGVLNHKQENLTDQSAALIECGSSTDKNETTVHEPKAQQQDAVDHPSQVHRGGGESSFSSTGPLSGLITYSGPIAYSGSTSLRSDSSTTSTRSFAFPILQSEWNSSPVRMTKAERRHIRKHRGWIQGLFCCRF, encoded by the exons ATGTTTGCTTCACAGCTGTTGAGAATTTTACAAACTATTCCTGCTGATGTAAACTATGAAACCTG GGACTTGGACATCCCTGAAGTGAAGTTGACAATGAAGAAAGATAAGAGTGATATCTTATGCCATTCAAATGGCTTTGAGAGGGTGGCAGATCCTCTAGCATTTCAGATGGAAAATGTGCATGATTCTTTGCATGCATCTGTGCTCAAGTGCTCTGCGGTTGCGGACATAAGGACCACCGCTGATGATGACAAAGCTAGAGATCCTGGAAAGCTGGGAGATCATGAAGGGCCCTTGTGTCATTCGAATGATGGTGCTGCTGGTACTGAGCTATCAGACCATGAAGATAAACTACGGAGTAGTCCAAAATTTGAGAGCTCAATTATTGTAGATGGTGAAAAAGAATCTAGAGATTCCGAGAAACTGTGCACCAATGTTTCATCATTGTTTGTATCAGAGTCAGATTCACTACGTTACACTGACAAAAGTGTTCGTGAGTGGGAACTTTCTGTGTGCTACAGAGATAGCAATTACCAAATTGTTAAGGACATATGTGTTGATGAAGGGTTGCCTACCCAGGACAAAACTTTGATTGAAGCTGAAAAAGATGGTCATCCTGGCATGTTAACTCCGCAGCCTTGTCAAGACCAGCATAGTGGGACAATAAGAGGATGCCATGACACTGAACCCGGCCAAGATGGACTTAAAGCTTCTACAGTAGATGATATCACAAACAGTGTTTCTATTGATTGTGGAGCCAAAGTTGAAGTGGATATTTCAACCTTTTTCATGGAGGGATCAAAATCCTCCTTGGAAGAACATGCTGGCAAGGATGCTACTAAGGTACGTGGCCCAGGGAATGTGACGCAGATGGGTGAAGCAAATTGGAGTTCCACCGAAAGGAGAGCAGATGATGTTTCTGAGGATGAATCTGCTGTGATTAGTGGACGTAGCTCGCAAGAGTCAGTTGTGCAGGACTCTATTCAACTATTATCCAACTGTGATGGGAACAAAGCTCCAAAACAGCTTGACGAG GTTCCATCCGTAGATTCTATTTTAGAAAGCCTTGCCGTAGCTTTTACTGCAGACGCATCAAAGAAGAGTGGAACAGCCAATAATTTGCATTATAATAGCAAAGTGGAAAGTGGGACAATCACATTTGATTTCAAGTCTCCCAAACCTGCAATAGATAGCCACGCTGATGAGTCTGCTGAAAACAGTCATGAAGAAGTCCTCAAGTCAGAGGGTGTGCTCAATCACAAGCAGGAGAATTTGACTGACCAATCAGCTGCTCTCATTGAATGTGGAAGCAGCACGGACAAGAACGAAACCACTGTTCATGAGCCAAAAGCCCAGCAACAAGATGCAGTGGACCATCCTAGCCAAGTCCATCGTGGTGGGGGGGAGTCAAGTTTCTCTTCAACAGGACCTTTATCAGGTCTTATTACGTACTCAGGGCCAATAGCTTATTCTGGGAGCACATCTCTTCGATCAGATAGCAGCACCACCAGCACGCGGTCCTTTGCGTTCCCCAT ATTACAATCTGAATGGAATAGCAGTCCTGTGAGAATGACAAAGGCCGAGCGGAGGCATATCCGGAAACACCGGGGGTGGATACAGGGCCTTTTTTGCTGTAGATTCTAA